A window from Ardenticatenales bacterium encodes these proteins:
- the mreD gene encoding rod shape-determining protein MreD, with the protein MQVRKYASELAPHPLPLAMRWSNYVSLPLMAVLLLMQASVLPRVPLLGFTPQVLLLVVICWTLLRGLEMGCVWAFVAGIFLDLFSVAPMGSTALTFMAVVFVVVGIQKALPENRFFVPLVTGAAGTFAYLLLNFLLLRLLGFPLPWAAASTLAPLILLHSLLILPIFWISYGLDQLSRPRRVQI; encoded by the coding sequence TTGCAAGTCCGCAAGTACGCGAGTGAACTTGCCCCTCACCCTTTGCCCCTCGCCATGCGCTGGAGTAACTACGTTTCCCTTCCTTTGATGGCCGTCTTGCTGCTGATGCAAGCGTCGGTGCTGCCGCGCGTGCCGCTCTTGGGATTTACGCCGCAGGTGCTGCTATTGGTCGTCATCTGTTGGACGCTGCTACGCGGGTTGGAGATGGGGTGCGTGTGGGCGTTTGTTGCCGGCATTTTCCTCGATCTCTTCTCCGTGGCCCCCATGGGTTCTACGGCACTGACATTCATGGCCGTCGTCTTTGTGGTCGTGGGCATCCAGAAGGCGCTGCCGGAGAATCGCTTTTTCGTCCCCCTGGTAACAGGTGCTGCCGGCACTTTCGCCTACCTTCTCTTGAACTTTCTACTCCTACGCCTGCTTGGCTTCCCCCTGCCTTGGGCCGCCGCTTCCACCCTCGCCCCCCTCATCCTGCTCCACAGCCTCCTCATTTTGCCCATTTTCTGGATCAGCTACGGACTGGACCAACTTTCCCGTCCCCGGCGCGTGCAGATTTAG
- a CDS encoding DUF3090 domain-containing protein: MAQHLELNPVSHLTIGTIGVPGQRVFYLQGSQGTNVISLVIEKQQAAVVAGGFEELLEDLQRRFPRAQRDATESVWMDLRLREPVEPLFRVGNIGLGYNEDLNRIVLVAYALVDEEEEEPDVVSFWATRAQIKALVPHTREVVKAGRPICGNCGQPIDPSGHFCPRRNGYHK; this comes from the coding sequence ATGGCACAGCACCTGGAACTAAATCCCGTTTCACACCTGACGATTGGCACAATTGGCGTTCCCGGCCAGCGCGTTTTTTATTTGCAAGGCAGCCAGGGAACAAACGTTATCTCGTTGGTCATTGAGAAACAACAGGCAGCCGTGGTCGCCGGCGGTTTTGAGGAACTGCTGGAGGATTTGCAGCGCCGCTTTCCGCGGGCGCAGCGGGACGCCACCGAGTCGGTGTGGATGGATTTGCGGCTGCGCGAACCGGTGGAGCCACTGTTTCGCGTGGGCAATATCGGCCTCGGTTACAACGAAGATTTGAACCGCATTGTGTTGGTGGCGTATGCGCTGGTGGACGAAGAAGAAGAGGAGCCTGATGTCGTCAGCTTCTGGGCCACGCGCGCCCAAATTAAGGCGTTGGTCCCGCATACGCGGGAAGTGGTCAAGGCAGGACGCCCCATCTGCGGCAATTGCGGGCAACCAATAGACCCTTCAGGCCATTTCTGCCCCCGACGGAACGGTTATCATAAGTAG
- the trxB gene encoding thioredoxin-disulfide reductase gives MNKERVIVIGSGPAGLTAALYTARANLNPLVIVGSQLGGQISLTYEVENYPGFPEGTTGPELVEMMQKQAERFGTRYEYDEVVAVDFNNGSPFYIKTHNKEFMAEAVIVTAGASPRRLGIPGEEAYIGRGVSYCATCDGFFFRGKDVVVVGGGDSALEEGLFLTKFANNVRIVHRRDELRAGPMLQKRAQANDKLSFVWDTVVDEIAGNGVVQQLKTTNVKTGEKGQLDTDGVFIFIGHYPNSKFLEGQLAMDEHGYVITDELMRTSVPGVFAAGEIQDAVYRQIATSVGQGCAAAMQTEKWLSERE, from the coding sequence ATGAACAAAGAACGCGTAATTGTTATTGGTTCCGGGCCTGCCGGCCTCACCGCCGCGCTGTACACGGCGCGGGCAAACTTGAATCCACTCGTGATCGTGGGCAGCCAATTGGGCGGCCAGATTTCGCTCACCTATGAGGTGGAAAATTACCCAGGCTTCCCCGAGGGCACAACCGGCCCTGAACTGGTGGAAATGATGCAGAAACAGGCGGAGCGGTTCGGCACGCGATATGAGTACGATGAAGTGGTAGCGGTTGATTTCAACAATGGCTCCCCGTTCTACATCAAAACGCACAACAAGGAATTCATGGCGGAGGCCGTGATCGTGACGGCGGGGGCGTCGCCGCGCCGCCTGGGCATTCCCGGCGAGGAGGCGTACATTGGGCGCGGCGTTAGCTATTGCGCCACCTGCGACGGCTTTTTCTTCCGCGGCAAGGATGTGGTGGTGGTTGGCGGTGGTGACAGCGCCCTGGAAGAGGGGCTTTTTCTGACGAAATTCGCCAACAATGTGCGGATTGTCCACCGCCGCGACGAACTGCGCGCCGGGCCGATGCTGCAAAAACGCGCCCAGGCGAATGATAAGCTCTCGTTTGTGTGGGATACGGTGGTGGATGAAATTGCCGGCAATGGCGTCGTCCAACAACTTAAGACAACCAACGTCAAGACGGGCGAAAAGGGCCAACTGGATACCGATGGCGTCTTCATCTTCATCGGACACTATCCCAACAGCAAATTCCTGGAAGGCCAACTGGCCATGGACGAACACGGCTACGTGATCACGGATGAATTGATGCGCACCAGTGTGCCCGGCGTCTTTGCCGCCGGCGAAATTCAGGATGCGGTGTATCGCCAGATTGCCACGTCCGTAGGCCAGGGGTGCGCGGCGGCCATGCAGACGGAAAAGTGGCTCAGCGAGCGGGAGTGA
- the mreC gene encoding rod shape-determining protein MreC — MNLNEAQQRIRGGVIAVLIGLAIVFMVLDSTGNLEGLFSFVRDPISVLMQWTSGGTDTVAEALSGPRDLQAAAQEINTLQAQIDTLLRENAQLREDLGTYRQLEDLFARASETPEFQRVLASVIAYNTSPYFQSIIIDKGSADGVVVGMPVEAARGLVGQVFRTSPHAAQVLLVSDNISSIPARLVDSRATGLLRGGGLGGSMALNWIDLEAPVMLDEIVVTSGLGGRFPPDLVIGRVIEVQRGEAELHQRAIVQPTVNFDSLEEVFVITDFQPTDTTLFDQLPDS, encoded by the coding sequence ATGAATCTGAATGAAGCGCAACAACGCATTCGGGGGGGCGTTATTGCCGTCCTGATTGGGCTGGCAATCGTCTTCATGGTGTTGGACAGCACAGGCAATCTGGAGGGGCTGTTTTCCTTTGTACGCGACCCCATTTCCGTCCTCATGCAATGGACGTCGGGGGGCACGGATACCGTTGCGGAAGCCCTTTCCGGTCCGCGCGACCTCCAGGCTGCGGCGCAGGAAATAAACACGCTGCAAGCGCAAATTGACACCCTCCTACGGGAAAACGCCCAATTGCGCGAGGACCTGGGCACATATCGGCAGCTTGAAGACCTTTTCGCCCGCGCCAGTGAAACGCCTGAATTTCAGCGCGTGCTGGCTTCCGTCATTGCCTACAACACCAGCCCCTACTTCCAGAGCATCATTATCGACAAAGGTTCCGCCGATGGCGTGGTTGTGGGCATGCCGGTGGAGGCCGCACGCGGGCTGGTAGGCCAGGTGTTTCGCACTTCGCCACACGCAGCACAGGTGCTGCTGGTCAGCGACAACATCAGCAGTATTCCCGCCCGCCTGGTGGATTCGCGCGCCACGGGTCTGCTGCGCGGCGGCGGGCTGGGCGGTTCCATGGCGTTGAACTGGATCGATCTGGAAGCACCGGTGATGTTGGATGAAATCGTGGTCACGTCTGGGTTAGGCGGGCGCTTCCCCCCCGATCTCGTTATCGGGCGCGTCATTGAAGTGCAACGCGGCGAAGCGGAACTGCACCAGCGCGCCATCGTGCAACCCACGGTAAACTTTGACTCTCTGGAGGAGGTGTTCGTGATCACCGATTTTCAACCGACAGACACGACACTTTTCGATCAACTTCCCGACTCGTAA
- a CDS encoding SCO1664 family protein, which yields MSDDTLTPILELLRQGELSSEGLLPWSSNYTFLMRVCGADEEIQAVYKPRRGERPLWDFPSGTLCSRECAAFILSQAAGWHLVPPTVLRRGPQGVGSLQWFVPHNPEEHYFTFEGQFPDQVQRMVLFDVLVNNADRKSGHVLLGESNRLWGIDHGICFHTDYKLRTVIWEYAGIPIPPDQLAELAELQQTLALSQPLRHELAQHLRPEEITAIENRLAQLLQAGKFPEPGPGRHYPWPLV from the coding sequence ATGTCCGACGACACCCTTACGCCCATATTGGAACTGCTGCGGCAAGGCGAACTCTCTTCCGAAGGGCTGCTCCCATGGAGCTCCAACTACACCTTTCTCATGCGCGTTTGCGGCGCGGATGAAGAAATCCAGGCAGTCTACAAACCGCGCCGGGGCGAGCGCCCACTATGGGATTTTCCATCAGGCACGCTCTGTTCCCGCGAGTGCGCCGCGTTTATCCTCAGCCAGGCCGCCGGCTGGCATCTGGTGCCGCCCACGGTGCTGCGGCGTGGGCCGCAGGGCGTGGGATCATTGCAATGGTTTGTGCCGCACAACCCGGAGGAGCATTATTTCACGTTTGAGGGACAGTTTCCCGATCAGGTACAGCGGATGGTGCTGTTTGATGTGTTGGTGAACAACGCAGATCGCAAAAGCGGACATGTGCTGTTGGGGGAGAGCAACCGCCTGTGGGGGATTGACCACGGGATTTGCTTTCACACGGATTACAAACTGCGCACGGTGATTTGGGAATATGCCGGCATACCCATCCCCCCAGACCAACTCGCCGAACTCGCCGAACTCCAGCAAACCCTGGCCCTCTCTCAACCGCTGCGCCACGAACTGGCGCAGCACCTCCGCCCAGAAGAAATAACCGCCATCGAAAACCGCCTGGCGCAGTTGTTGCAAGCAGGCAAATTCCCGGAGCCTGGCCCGGGCCGCCATTACCCCTGGCCCCTGGTATAA
- the mrdA gene encoding penicillin-binding protein 2 yields the protein MSRIGWERPEDREDLPDDRGLRGRLFFLRIFMVIILGGLLYRVIWLQQTQGQDLQAQAQENRFAVLTTNPPRGVIFDRNGEPLAENIPSFNVTITEAFLPTDEAEREAIFARLSLLTGVPITNTVQQEALVQGADPTIVGTYSRLSQLFNAPVNETLDLAGIVPQLPDSIAGLVETYSFAPNVPFVITRSIPITMAYEVELESPFLPGVRVIEEPIRRYPSGDYTAHIIGYMGPIPDESYLDRYERDDRVGWAGLEYAMEDMLAGTKGERQIEVDWRGRELRQIGLEVPPQAGYNLYLTLDVELQKQVYQILEEWMQRRRETPDTDPITGEKHSVEVEQGAVVVLNPNTGEILALANIPTFDNNRFSTEVPVDYYLSLARNDYTPLVNHAISGQYPPGSTFKLVTAAAAMQYGVISPSRALFDPGSITVPNRFAPLDPGRAQRFVCWNLEGHGAMNMVLAIANSCDVYFYKVAGGFNQDGEVVDAVGVDRLHDMAVQWGFGRTQGLELPLESPGNIPTQAWKRQTQGEPWSTGDDYNMAIGQGFVTSTPLQVAQMAAIVANKGFLYQPTIIHHVTDGQGNIVQDFEPVVLNAVDVDRNYLDVIAEGMRLVNHREEQADGSIKTFGTAGSVEWLDQYGIVSAGKTGTAEYCDNIAIERRWCKEGQILPTHSWYVGYAPFDNPEIVVAAFIFNGGEGSAWSAPIVRDVMEAYFHVGKFAPTEEGE from the coding sequence ATGTCCCGAATTGGCTGGGAACGCCCCGAAGACCGAGAAGACCTCCCCGACGACCGCGGATTGCGTGGCCGACTCTTCTTCCTGCGCATCTTCATGGTCATCATCCTGGGTGGGTTGCTCTACCGCGTCATCTGGCTACAACAAACCCAGGGGCAAGACCTGCAAGCCCAGGCGCAAGAAAACCGGTTTGCCGTCCTCACCACCAACCCCCCGCGCGGCGTCATCTTTGACCGCAACGGTGAGCCACTGGCGGAAAATATTCCCAGCTTCAACGTCACCATAACCGAAGCGTTTCTGCCTACGGACGAGGCCGAACGGGAAGCGATTTTTGCCCGCCTCTCGCTCCTCACGGGCGTCCCCATCACCAACACCGTGCAGCAAGAAGCGCTTGTTCAGGGAGCCGACCCTACTATCGTAGGTACATACAGCCGCCTGTCACAGTTATTTAACGCCCCCGTCAATGAAACCCTCGACCTGGCGGGCATCGTTCCACAACTGCCGGACAGCATTGCGGGGCTGGTAGAAACGTACAGCTTCGCCCCCAATGTGCCTTTTGTCATTACCCGCAGCATCCCGATCACAATGGCTTACGAAGTGGAACTGGAAAGTCCATTTCTCCCTGGGGTGCGGGTTATTGAAGAACCCATCCGCCGCTATCCATCCGGCGACTACACCGCCCACATTATCGGCTACATGGGGCCTATTCCCGACGAATCCTACCTGGATCGGTATGAGCGAGACGACCGTGTGGGTTGGGCCGGATTGGAATATGCCATGGAAGATATGCTGGCCGGGACCAAAGGCGAAAGACAGATTGAAGTGGACTGGCGTGGACGCGAACTGCGCCAGATTGGTCTGGAAGTGCCCCCACAAGCAGGCTACAACCTCTATTTGACCCTGGATGTGGAACTGCAAAAGCAAGTCTACCAGATTCTGGAGGAGTGGATGCAGCGCCGGCGCGAAACACCAGACACGGACCCCATCACAGGGGAAAAGCACAGCGTGGAAGTAGAGCAAGGCGCCGTCGTTGTGTTGAACCCCAACACAGGCGAAATCCTGGCCCTGGCAAACATCCCCACTTTCGACAACAACCGTTTTTCCACGGAAGTCCCCGTTGATTACTACCTCAGCCTGGCGCGTAACGATTACACGCCGTTGGTCAACCATGCCATCAGCGGGCAATATCCGCCGGGTTCCACTTTCAAGCTGGTAACGGCGGCGGCGGCGATGCAGTACGGTGTCATATCCCCTTCGCGCGCACTCTTCGATCCGGGCAGCATCACCGTCCCGAACCGTTTTGCGCCGCTGGACCCCGGTCGGGCGCAGCGCTTTGTGTGCTGGAATCTTGAAGGGCACGGGGCCATGAACATGGTGCTGGCGATTGCGAATTCCTGCGACGTGTATTTCTACAAGGTGGCCGGCGGTTTTAACCAGGATGGCGAAGTCGTGGACGCAGTAGGGGTGGATCGGTTGCATGATATGGCCGTGCAGTGGGGGTTTGGACGCACACAGGGGCTGGAATTGCCGCTGGAGTCGCCGGGAAATATTCCCACGCAAGCGTGGAAGCGCCAGACGCAGGGTGAGCCGTGGTCCACGGGCGATGATTACAATATGGCTATTGGGCAGGGATTTGTGACGTCCACGCCGCTGCAAGTGGCGCAAATGGCGGCGATTGTGGCGAATAAGGGTTTCTTGTACCAGCCAACGATTATCCACCATGTAACGGATGGTCAGGGGAATATCGTACAGGATTTTGAGCCTGTGGTGTTGAATGCCGTCGATGTGGATCGAAATTATCTGGATGTCATTGCGGAAGGGATGCGGCTGGTCAATCACCGTGAGGAACAGGCGGATGGGAGCATTAAGACGTTTGGTACGGCGGGATCGGTGGAATGGTTGGATCAGTATGGGATTGTGAGTGCCGGCAAAACCGGAACCGCCGAATACTGTGATAACATCGCCATTGAGCGCCGCTGGTGCAAAGAAGGCCAGATTTTGCCCACCCATTCCTGGTACGTGGGGTACGCCCCTTTTGATAATCCGGAAATCGTGGTCGCGGCGTTCATCTTCAACGGCGGCGAAGGCTCTGCCTGGTCCGCGCCTATTGTGCGGGATGTGATGGAAGCCTATTTCCATGTGGGCAAGTTTGCGCCCACGGAAGAGGGAGAATGA
- a CDS encoding NAD-dependent deacylase — translation MNSNEQKIKQTASLLRKATHAVALTGAGISTPSGIPDFRSPSSGLWSHADPFQVATIYAFKQRPQDFYDWIRPLTQLMLDATPNPAHIALAQLEAHGPLKSVITQNIDLLHTRAGSQTVYELHGHIREMTCIRCYHVFDAAPYLQDVLTQERVPHCPACGGVLKPNVILFGEQLPVRVFNEARKESRTCDLMLIIGTSLEVEPAANLPLLARETGAHLVIINESATYMDSHADVVIRADVADILPQITAAFLSHATEP, via the coding sequence GTGAACAGCAACGAGCAAAAAATCAAGCAAACCGCGTCGCTGTTACGCAAAGCCACGCACGCCGTCGCCCTCACCGGTGCCGGCATCAGCACCCCCTCCGGCATCCCTGACTTCCGCAGCCCCAGCTCCGGCCTCTGGTCCCACGCCGACCCCTTCCAGGTCGCCACCATCTACGCCTTCAAACAACGCCCCCAGGACTTCTACGACTGGATCCGCCCGCTCACCCAACTCATGTTGGACGCCACCCCCAACCCCGCCCACATTGCCCTGGCCCAACTGGAAGCCCACGGACCGCTAAAAAGCGTCATCACGCAAAACATCGACCTGCTGCACACGCGCGCCGGCTCGCAAACCGTCTACGAACTGCACGGACACATCCGCGAGATGACGTGCATCCGCTGCTATCACGTATTCGACGCCGCCCCCTACCTCCAGGACGTTCTCACCCAAGAGCGCGTCCCCCACTGCCCTGCTTGCGGCGGCGTCCTCAAACCTAACGTCATCCTCTTTGGCGAACAACTGCCGGTGCGAGTCTTCAACGAGGCGCGGAAGGAATCGCGCACATGCGACCTGATGCTCATCATCGGCACATCGCTGGAAGTGGAACCGGCCGCCAATCTCCCCCTACTGGCGCGGGAAACGGGCGCGCATCTGGTCATTATCAACGAAAGCGCCACCTATATGGATAGCCACGCCGATGTGGTCATCCGCGCCGACGTGGCGGACATCTTGCCCCAGATAACGGCAGCTTTTCTTTCGCACGCAACTGAGCCATGA
- a CDS encoding MSMEG_4193 family putative phosphomutase, protein MATIILIRHGQNDWVKEGRLAGWIPGVHLNDAGIQQATDTAARLGQLPIRAVYSSPIDRCMETATIIAATWQLDVIPLEAIGEVRYGEWEGEKIKELAKTKTWHTVQYFPSRMRFPGGESFCEVQQRAVNALETLSLRHEEDMIVVVSHADVIKLLLAHYLGIHIDLFQRIAVAPASVSVLHLLENGAVRVERVNDDGPLRPPPAKPAAETGETEPSATANEHEDPLQSVGEKV, encoded by the coding sequence ATGGCAACTATCATTCTGATACGACACGGACAAAACGATTGGGTTAAGGAAGGTCGCCTCGCGGGTTGGATTCCGGGGGTGCATTTGAACGATGCCGGCATTCAGCAAGCAACGGACACCGCGGCAAGATTAGGGCAGCTCCCCATCCGCGCCGTCTACAGCAGCCCCATTGACCGCTGCATGGAAACAGCCACCATCATCGCCGCGACCTGGCAGTTGGACGTCATTCCACTGGAAGCCATCGGCGAAGTGCGCTACGGCGAATGGGAAGGGGAAAAAATCAAGGAATTAGCCAAAACGAAAACATGGCACACCGTGCAGTATTTCCCCAGCCGGATGCGCTTTCCCGGCGGCGAATCATTTTGCGAGGTGCAGCAGCGCGCCGTTAACGCCCTGGAAACGTTGAGTCTGCGCCACGAAGAGGATATGATTGTGGTCGTCTCGCACGCGGACGTGATCAAACTGCTGCTGGCGCATTATCTCGGCATCCACATTGACCTGTTTCAGCGCATCGCCGTGGCTCCCGCATCCGTCAGCGTGCTGCACCTGCTGGAAAACGGCGCGGTGCGGGTTGAGCGCGTCAATGATGATGGACCGCTGCGCCCCCCGCCGGCAAAACCCGCGGCGGAAACGGGCGAGACAGAACCCAGCGCCACGGCAAATGAGCATGAGGACCCGTTACAATCTGTGGGAGAGAAGGTGTAA
- a CDS encoding GAF domain-containing sensor histidine kinase has product MTFPPPTTTAASNGLAVVEATQLKRLIEIAIQLSSTLELKQLLHLVIHSVVELTETEVASILLMDKQTGELHFVAATNETRVHNVVVPLNSIAGWIVLNGKPLILEDVQSDPRFYAGVDDVIGFRTRSLLGVPLMNKGEVIGVLEAINKHHDKPFSEQDAALLMALASQAAVAIENARLFQQSDLIAEILHEFKTPLMTIIAASEMLQQGRLPEETNRQLIGMVYQESGRLSQMTRDFLDWAHLESGRMHLAQENVEIPPLIGDVIQATQAGAAGMNVTITSALPPDTPPLIGDRERLRQVLLNLVTNAIKYNRRGGQVRITVSQQEQELLLSISDSGHGIPAAHLPHLFERFYRVPGNEGIEGSGLGLSISQKIVQEHGGQIEVRSREGEGSTFTCRLPLPA; this is encoded by the coding sequence ATGACCTTTCCCCCACCGACAACGACTGCCGCGTCTAACGGATTAGCCGTCGTAGAAGCGACGCAGTTAAAACGCCTGATCGAAATCGCCATCCAACTGAGTTCCACGCTAGAGCTGAAACAACTGCTACACCTCGTCATTCACAGCGTCGTCGAACTGACGGAAACGGAAGTCGCCTCCATCTTACTGATGGACAAACAAACAGGCGAACTGCATTTCGTCGCCGCTACCAACGAGACGCGCGTACACAACGTGGTTGTACCGCTAAATAGCATTGCCGGCTGGATTGTGCTAAACGGCAAACCCCTCATCCTGGAGGACGTGCAATCAGACCCCCGCTTCTATGCGGGTGTCGATGATGTTATCGGTTTTCGCACCCGCTCTCTGTTGGGTGTACCGCTGATGAACAAGGGAGAAGTCATTGGCGTGTTGGAGGCGATCAACAAGCATCACGACAAACCGTTTTCGGAACAGGATGCGGCCCTGTTGATGGCGCTGGCGTCGCAGGCAGCCGTGGCTATCGAAAATGCCCGCCTCTTTCAGCAATCAGACCTGATCGCGGAGATTTTGCATGAGTTCAAAACCCCGTTGATGACAATTATCGCCGCCAGCGAAATGCTGCAACAGGGGAGACTGCCTGAGGAAACCAACCGGCAGTTGATTGGGATGGTCTACCAGGAGTCAGGGCGATTGTCACAGATGACGCGGGATTTTCTCGATTGGGCGCACCTGGAATCGGGGCGGATGCACCTGGCGCAGGAAAACGTGGAAATCCCCCCCCTGATAGGCGATGTCATACAGGCCACGCAGGCAGGAGCTGCCGGCATGAACGTGACCATCACCAGCGCGCTTCCACCAGATACACCCCCTCTAATCGGCGACCGGGAGCGACTGCGCCAGGTCCTCCTCAACCTCGTCACCAACGCCATCAAATACAATCGGCGTGGCGGTCAGGTCCGTATTACCGTCAGCCAGCAAGAGCAAGAACTGCTGCTCAGCATCAGCGACTCAGGCCATGGCATCCCCGCGGCACACCTGCCCCATTTGTTTGAGCGATTCTACCGCGTACCGGGCAACGAAGGCATCGAAGGCAGTGGTCTGGGCCTCTCCATCTCACAAAAAATCGTGCAGGAGCACGGCGGCCAGATTGAAGTCAGGAGCCGGGAAGGAGAAGGATCGACCTTCACCTGTCGCTTGCCGCTTCCCGCGTAA
- a CDS encoding response regulator: protein MPAKILIIDDHEPTRSLIESILSRQGYYTVTAPSGAEGLEAAAAEDPDLVLLDLTMPGMNGYEVCRHLRAQQHNRHTPIIMFTAKSLATDKLDGFNAGADDYLTKPTSPGELLRRVATLLRRATGGPPAHSGEAAQASIINQDIEPLDAAPISEPIDGYTDNPEQPASASEPGCLLTIIGARGGCGTTTLAINLAATLAAQGRPTTLVDLDMNQGHVSVYLKQKLTTGLNSLAALEGADLTRQVGQELLPLGDNLRILLCQPNLDGRLPLLYPRQVKHLLQTLRLMGQCVVVDAGRGLNQLAQAALSLANEVLLCSRPERVSLTAAKQLLPLITSAPYPGRLNVILMDFRERSTLPQSAIEHFLAHEVRQVVRVNDYKLAHAVNSGLPLVHAYPDAETMASFRQLCRHLALT, encoded by the coding sequence ATGCCGGCAAAAATACTCATCATTGACGATCATGAACCAACCCGTTCCCTGATTGAATCCATCCTTTCGCGCCAGGGCTATTACACCGTCACCGCCCCTTCCGGCGCGGAGGGCCTGGAAGCCGCCGCCGCCGAGGACCCCGACCTGGTGTTGTTGGACCTGACAATGCCGGGCATGAATGGGTACGAGGTATGCCGGCATCTACGCGCCCAACAACACAACCGGCACACCCCCATCATCATGTTCACCGCCAAATCATTGGCGACGGACAAGTTGGATGGATTTAATGCCGGTGCGGACGATTACCTGACCAAACCAACCTCCCCCGGCGAACTGCTGCGCCGCGTCGCCACCCTCCTCCGTCGCGCCACCGGAGGTCCTCCGGCACATAGCGGCGAGGCCGCCCAGGCATCCATAATCAACCAGGACATTGAGCCACTAGACGCCGCGCCCATCAGCGAACCAATCGACGGCTACACGGACAACCCGGAACAACCCGCCTCCGCCAGTGAACCTGGCTGCCTGCTGACCATCATCGGCGCGCGCGGCGGCTGCGGAACCACAACCCTGGCCATCAACCTCGCCGCCACCCTCGCCGCCCAGGGTCGCCCCACGACCCTGGTGGACCTGGATATGAACCAGGGGCATGTGTCCGTCTATCTAAAACAAAAGCTGACCACGGGCTTGAATAGTCTGGCCGCATTAGAAGGTGCAGACCTGACGCGGCAGGTAGGGCAAGAGCTGCTGCCGCTGGGAGACAATCTGCGGATACTACTCTGCCAGCCCAACCTCGACGGCAGACTGCCATTGCTCTACCCGCGGCAGGTCAAACACCTGCTGCAAACGCTGCGCCTGATGGGGCAATGCGTTGTGGTAGACGCCGGGCGTGGCCTGAACCAACTGGCGCAGGCGGCGCTCTCCCTGGCAAATGAAGTTTTGCTCTGCTCCCGCCCGGAGCGCGTGTCTTTGACGGCGGCCAAGCAGCTTCTACCGCTGATCACGTCCGCGCCGTATCCGGGCCGGCTCAATGTCATCCTCATGGACTTCCGCGAACGCAGCACACTGCCGCAAAGCGCCATTGAGCACTTTCTGGCGCATGAGGTGCGGCAAGTGGTGCGCGTGAATGATTACAAGCTGGCGCACGCCGTCAACAGCGGCCTGCCCCTGGTACACGCCTACCCCGACGCGGAAACGATGGCTTCGTTTCGCCAGTTGTGCCGGCATTTAGCGCTGACCTGA